In Elaeis guineensis isolate ETL-2024a chromosome 1, EG11, whole genome shotgun sequence, a genomic segment contains:
- the LOC105040029 gene encoding putative disease resistance RPP13-like protein 3 isoform X2: MAESVVSNVVSQLTDLLIQEVLSLGGLRDPIEWVKTQLLRLQGFLKDADSRRKRGDARMESWISGIKRVAYEMEDVIDTINYMLERRHQRRGGIDSISRDICGIANLGESGVEKSSDWVDNLQILTQFSPYFYDDTGAYTDAIGFEHDKERLVKLLVDSENKKRSVISIVGMGGLGKTTLAKNVYNDPAVRKYFDAFAWVAVSINYRVIELLKDIVKKVMEIKEKKETTTGITLEELEQMGEEEVTEHLHNFLKDKRYLVVMDDVWSVDVWRQMHHIFPNGNNGSRILLTTRNVEVARRAEPWIPPHELHPLNDTQSLELFRRKAFPPKQDVPTELAALAKGLAKRCGGLPLALVVLGGFLSEKDHDTWSRVAKSWESSGDGQECLSILGSSYDNLPYPLKPCFLYIAAFPEDSTISASKLVRLWVAEGFVPQEQTRTMEETARDWLDNLVQRCMIQVVKRSVAYGRVKSISIHDMLRDFGLSEARKDGFLHVCSSDNMAISDGLSSRRAAFHHRINDEIANSSAHLRTLLGFKLVLNDTTAVGRFLNGLNLLRVLDLEDATDLRKLPRQIGNMIHLRYLGLRNTGLKRLPSSIGDLLNLQTLDVRETNIFWLPKSFWKIRMLRHLYINIDMFLSAKIPGDHKNLQTLQITGLGGFVNVYHFRRSFGKALGKMDSLVSLLLNVRLLPMDVLCAWAPNLHHLRSLNLYGQLLLEQQQLPDGCQFPPNLTKLILRESKLEHDPMPVLEKLPNLRLLALKLDVYLGKSMSCSAGGFPRLQHLILEGLHHLEEWRVGVGAMPCLTHLTIDGCWKLKMLPEGLECVTTLRELKLIEMPRAFNDRVRNEEEDGYKVRRIPSIIFEKECSRQLF; the protein is encoded by the exons ATGGCTGAGTCTGTGGTTTCCAATGTCGTGTCTCAGCTTACCGACCTTCTCATACAAGAAGTTCTTTCTTTGGGTGGTTTGCGTGATCCGATCGAATGGGTGAAAACACAACTCCTGCGATTGCAAGGTTTCCTCAAAGATGCAGATtccagaaggaagagaggagatgcAAGAATGGAGAGCTGGATAAGTGGGATAAAACGTGTAGCCTATGAAATGGAAGACGTCATAGACACCATCAACTACATGCTCGAGAGGCGACACCAAAGGAGAGGCGGCATCGACTCCATTTCAAG AGACATATGTGGAATTGCTAACCTAGGTGAAAGTGGAGTTGAGAAGAGCAGTGATTGGGTTGATAATCTGCAGATACTGACACAATTCTCTCCTTATTTCTACGACGACACTGGCGCCTACACTGATGCCATAGGCTTTGAGCATGATAAGGAAAGATTAGTGAAACTATTGGTTGATTCGGAGAACAAAAAGCGCAGTGTAATTTCTATAGTGGGTATGGGTGGACTTGGCAAGACCACCCTTGCAAAAAACGTGTATAATGACCCTGCAGTTAGAAAATATTTTGATGCCTTTGCTTGGGTCGCAGTTTCTATAAATTACCGAGTTATTGAGCTATTGAAAGACATCGTGAAAAAAGTAAtggaaatcaaagagaagaaagaaacaaCTACGGGAATTACACTAGAAGAATTAGAGCAGATGGGTGAAGAAGAAGTGACAGAGCACCTCCATAATTTCTTAAAAGACAAAAGGTATTTAGTTGTGATGGATGATGTATGGAGTGTTGATGTTTGGAGACAAATGCACCACATCTTTCCTAATGGAAACAACGGTAGCAGAATACTGCTTACTACGCGTAACGTTGAAGTTGCAAGACGTGCCGAGCCATGGATTCCTCCACATGAACTGCACCCTCTGAACGACACTCAGAGTTTGGAACTCTTCCGTAGGAAGGCATTCCCACCAAAACAAGATGTCCCGACTGAGTTGGCGGCATTGGCCAAGGGGCTTGCAAAGAGGTGTGGTGGACTTCCTCTCGCACTTGTGGTGTTAGGGGGCTTTCTGTCAGAGAAAGATCATGATACGTGGTCGAGAGTAGCTAAAAGCTGGGAATCTAGTGGAGATGGGCAGGAATGCCTTAGTATTTTGGGTTCAAGTTACGATAACTTGCCCTACCCATTGAAACCATGTTTCTTGTACATCGCTGCATTCCCAGAGGACTCCACTATCTCTGCTTCGAAATTAGTTAGATTGTGGGTCGCCGAAGGTTTCGTACCCCAAGAGCAGACAAGGACAATGGAAGAAACTGCTAGGGATTGGTTGGATAATTTGGTCCAGAGGTGCATGATCCAGGTTGTCAAGAGAAGCGTGGCTTATGGGCGGGTTAAGAGTATAAGCATCCATGATATGTTACGTGACTTCGGCCTATCGGAAGCCAGGAAGGATGGATTTCTTCATGTTTGCAGCAGTGACAACATGGCAATATCTGATGGCTTATCGAGTCGTCGTGCAGCTTTTCACCATCGTATAAATGACGAGATTGCGAATTCCTCAGCACATCTCCGCACGTTGCTGGGCTTCAAATTAGTTTTGAACGATACTACAGCCGTGGGGAGATTTTTAAATGGGTTAAACTTACTGAGGGTGTTGGATTTGGAGGACGCAACAGATTTGAGGAAGTTACCGAGACAGATTGGCAACATGATTCATCTACGATACCTGGGGTTGAGAAACACCGGTTTGAAGAGACTACCATCCTCTATAGGAGATCTCTTGAATCTGCAGACTCTGGACGTGAGAGAAACAAATATTTTTTGGCTTCCAAAATCATTTTGGAAAATCCGGATGCTGAGGCATCTATATATTAACATAGATATGTTTCTAAGTGCAAAGATACCTGGTGACCACAAGAACTTGCAGACCCTGCAAATCACGGGACTCGGTGGTTTTGTAAATGTCTACCATTTCAGAAGATCATTCGGAAAAGCACTTGGGAAAATGGACAGCCTTGTGTCATTGCTTCTAAACGTTCGGCTTTTACCTATGGACGTTCTTTGCGCTTGGGCACCAAACCTGCACCACCTCCGTTCGTTGAATCTGTATGGACAGTTGTTACTTGAACAGCAACAGCTCCCAGATGGTTGTCAATTCCCACCAAACCTTACCAAGCTCATATTAAGAGAATCTAAGTTGGAGCATGACCCAATGCCGGTGCTGGAGAAGCTGCCAAACCTCAGGCTTCTTGCATTGAAATTAGATGTGTATTTAGGGAAGAGCATGTCGTGTTCTGCTGGTGGCTTTCCTCGACTGCAACACTTGATATTAGAAGGACTCCATCATTTAGAGGAATGGAGAGTGGGGGTTGGGGCAATGCCCTGCCTCACCCACTTGACTATCGATGGATGCTGGAAATTGAAGATGCTTCCCGAGGGATTGGAGTGCGTGACCACCCTTCGGGAACTGAAGCTGATTGAAATGCCTCGTGCGTTCAATGATAGGGTCAGAAATGAGGAGGAGGATGGGTACAAGGTCCGACGCATCCCCTCCATTATTTTTGAAAAGGAATGCTCCC GACAGCTGTTTTAA
- the LOC105040029 gene encoding putative disease resistance RPP13-like protein 3 isoform X1 yields MAESVVSNVVSQLTDLLIQEVLSLGGLRDPIEWVKTQLLRLQGFLKDADSRRKRGDARMESWISGIKRVAYEMEDVIDTINYMLERRHQRRGGIDSISRYPHTPCELIFQHKIGFEIEKIKEKIRCISESRDICGIANLGESGVEKSSDWVDNLQILTQFSPYFYDDTGAYTDAIGFEHDKERLVKLLVDSENKKRSVISIVGMGGLGKTTLAKNVYNDPAVRKYFDAFAWVAVSINYRVIELLKDIVKKVMEIKEKKETTTGITLEELEQMGEEEVTEHLHNFLKDKRYLVVMDDVWSVDVWRQMHHIFPNGNNGSRILLTTRNVEVARRAEPWIPPHELHPLNDTQSLELFRRKAFPPKQDVPTELAALAKGLAKRCGGLPLALVVLGGFLSEKDHDTWSRVAKSWESSGDGQECLSILGSSYDNLPYPLKPCFLYIAAFPEDSTISASKLVRLWVAEGFVPQEQTRTMEETARDWLDNLVQRCMIQVVKRSVAYGRVKSISIHDMLRDFGLSEARKDGFLHVCSSDNMAISDGLSSRRAAFHHRINDEIANSSAHLRTLLGFKLVLNDTTAVGRFLNGLNLLRVLDLEDATDLRKLPRQIGNMIHLRYLGLRNTGLKRLPSSIGDLLNLQTLDVRETNIFWLPKSFWKIRMLRHLYINIDMFLSAKIPGDHKNLQTLQITGLGGFVNVYHFRRSFGKALGKMDSLVSLLLNVRLLPMDVLCAWAPNLHHLRSLNLYGQLLLEQQQLPDGCQFPPNLTKLILRESKLEHDPMPVLEKLPNLRLLALKLDVYLGKSMSCSAGGFPRLQHLILEGLHHLEEWRVGVGAMPCLTHLTIDGCWKLKMLPEGLECVTTLRELKLIEMPRAFNDRVRNEEEDGYKVRRIPSIIFEKECSRQLF; encoded by the exons ATGGCTGAGTCTGTGGTTTCCAATGTCGTGTCTCAGCTTACCGACCTTCTCATACAAGAAGTTCTTTCTTTGGGTGGTTTGCGTGATCCGATCGAATGGGTGAAAACACAACTCCTGCGATTGCAAGGTTTCCTCAAAGATGCAGATtccagaaggaagagaggagatgcAAGAATGGAGAGCTGGATAAGTGGGATAAAACGTGTAGCCTATGAAATGGAAGACGTCATAGACACCATCAACTACATGCTCGAGAGGCGACACCAAAGGAGAGGCGGCATCGACTCCATTTCAAGGTACCCTCACACACCTTGTGAATTGATCTTCCAACATAAAATTGGTTttgaaattgaaaaaataaaggaGAAGATCCGTTGTATCTCTGAGAGCAGAGACATATGTGGAATTGCTAACCTAGGTGAAAGTGGAGTTGAGAAGAGCAGTGATTGGGTTGATAATCTGCAGATACTGACACAATTCTCTCCTTATTTCTACGACGACACTGGCGCCTACACTGATGCCATAGGCTTTGAGCATGATAAGGAAAGATTAGTGAAACTATTGGTTGATTCGGAGAACAAAAAGCGCAGTGTAATTTCTATAGTGGGTATGGGTGGACTTGGCAAGACCACCCTTGCAAAAAACGTGTATAATGACCCTGCAGTTAGAAAATATTTTGATGCCTTTGCTTGGGTCGCAGTTTCTATAAATTACCGAGTTATTGAGCTATTGAAAGACATCGTGAAAAAAGTAAtggaaatcaaagagaagaaagaaacaaCTACGGGAATTACACTAGAAGAATTAGAGCAGATGGGTGAAGAAGAAGTGACAGAGCACCTCCATAATTTCTTAAAAGACAAAAGGTATTTAGTTGTGATGGATGATGTATGGAGTGTTGATGTTTGGAGACAAATGCACCACATCTTTCCTAATGGAAACAACGGTAGCAGAATACTGCTTACTACGCGTAACGTTGAAGTTGCAAGACGTGCCGAGCCATGGATTCCTCCACATGAACTGCACCCTCTGAACGACACTCAGAGTTTGGAACTCTTCCGTAGGAAGGCATTCCCACCAAAACAAGATGTCCCGACTGAGTTGGCGGCATTGGCCAAGGGGCTTGCAAAGAGGTGTGGTGGACTTCCTCTCGCACTTGTGGTGTTAGGGGGCTTTCTGTCAGAGAAAGATCATGATACGTGGTCGAGAGTAGCTAAAAGCTGGGAATCTAGTGGAGATGGGCAGGAATGCCTTAGTATTTTGGGTTCAAGTTACGATAACTTGCCCTACCCATTGAAACCATGTTTCTTGTACATCGCTGCATTCCCAGAGGACTCCACTATCTCTGCTTCGAAATTAGTTAGATTGTGGGTCGCCGAAGGTTTCGTACCCCAAGAGCAGACAAGGACAATGGAAGAAACTGCTAGGGATTGGTTGGATAATTTGGTCCAGAGGTGCATGATCCAGGTTGTCAAGAGAAGCGTGGCTTATGGGCGGGTTAAGAGTATAAGCATCCATGATATGTTACGTGACTTCGGCCTATCGGAAGCCAGGAAGGATGGATTTCTTCATGTTTGCAGCAGTGACAACATGGCAATATCTGATGGCTTATCGAGTCGTCGTGCAGCTTTTCACCATCGTATAAATGACGAGATTGCGAATTCCTCAGCACATCTCCGCACGTTGCTGGGCTTCAAATTAGTTTTGAACGATACTACAGCCGTGGGGAGATTTTTAAATGGGTTAAACTTACTGAGGGTGTTGGATTTGGAGGACGCAACAGATTTGAGGAAGTTACCGAGACAGATTGGCAACATGATTCATCTACGATACCTGGGGTTGAGAAACACCGGTTTGAAGAGACTACCATCCTCTATAGGAGATCTCTTGAATCTGCAGACTCTGGACGTGAGAGAAACAAATATTTTTTGGCTTCCAAAATCATTTTGGAAAATCCGGATGCTGAGGCATCTATATATTAACATAGATATGTTTCTAAGTGCAAAGATACCTGGTGACCACAAGAACTTGCAGACCCTGCAAATCACGGGACTCGGTGGTTTTGTAAATGTCTACCATTTCAGAAGATCATTCGGAAAAGCACTTGGGAAAATGGACAGCCTTGTGTCATTGCTTCTAAACGTTCGGCTTTTACCTATGGACGTTCTTTGCGCTTGGGCACCAAACCTGCACCACCTCCGTTCGTTGAATCTGTATGGACAGTTGTTACTTGAACAGCAACAGCTCCCAGATGGTTGTCAATTCCCACCAAACCTTACCAAGCTCATATTAAGAGAATCTAAGTTGGAGCATGACCCAATGCCGGTGCTGGAGAAGCTGCCAAACCTCAGGCTTCTTGCATTGAAATTAGATGTGTATTTAGGGAAGAGCATGTCGTGTTCTGCTGGTGGCTTTCCTCGACTGCAACACTTGATATTAGAAGGACTCCATCATTTAGAGGAATGGAGAGTGGGGGTTGGGGCAATGCCCTGCCTCACCCACTTGACTATCGATGGATGCTGGAAATTGAAGATGCTTCCCGAGGGATTGGAGTGCGTGACCACCCTTCGGGAACTGAAGCTGATTGAAATGCCTCGTGCGTTCAATGATAGGGTCAGAAATGAGGAGGAGGATGGGTACAAGGTCCGACGCATCCCCTCCATTATTTTTGAAAAGGAATGCTCCC GACAGCTGTTTTAA